TTTTTGAAGAAGATGAAGACCCTGTAGGGGGTTATATACGTATTGATGGCATCTACTTTCAAGTCGTGGGTGTACATAAGTTTGTACCCACAGCACCATTTGACTCCGATAGCGATATTTTTATTCCTTTTACAACTTATAGAAGATTATACAATTCTGGAGATGAGGTTGGTTGGTTTTCGATTGCAGCATATGATGATGCAGATGTCATAAAAGTAGAGGAAGACGTCAAATCTGTCTTAAAAAGCATCCATCGTGTGGACCCCACAGATGAGAGGGCGTTTGGCACATTCAATCTTGGCGAGGTGTTCAACAGAATCATGGGTTTTTCAAAAGGATTGACCTTTATATCACTAATTGTGGGTATTGCCACCATATTGGCCGGAATAATCGGTATTGGAGCAATTTTATTGATTTCAGTAAAAGAACGTACCAAAGAGCTGGGCGTTCGAAGAGCTTTAGGTGCTACACCGGGAGAGGTTCGTACATTAATAGTTTTAGAATGTCTGTTTCTCACCTTGATTTCTGGAATTATTGGCATAATTCTAGGCGCTGTGGTTTTAAAGATTGTCGATAGTGCAACACAAGGCATCGAATTTCCCTATACCAATCCCACAGTTCCGATACCATACGTCTTGGGCGCATTTTTGTTGATGATGGTACTAGGGGTGGTGATAGGATTGATTCCGGCACAACGGGCCGTCAGCATAAAACCAATTGATGCCCTTAGAGAAGAATAAATACAACCATTGAATTAAACTAAATAATCAGAAAATGAAGAAAATTTTAAAATGGGTAGGACTAGCGGTTTTGGTAATAGGGGCGCTTTGGGCAGCTTCCTTTTTTATCAAATCTAACAGTAAGTCACCGATTGAATATGAAACCCATAAGCCATTTATTTCAAGTATTGAAAAGAAAACCGTGGCAACAGGCAAAGTAATTCCTGAAGATGAGATTGAGATCAAACCTCAGATTTCTGGTATTATCGAAAAGATATACAAAGTAGAGGGTGATAAGGTCAAAGCTGGAGATTTGATAGCCGTAATCAAGGTGGTGCCCAACGAACAGGCTCTTTACCAAGCTAGGGGCAGGGTCAACAACGCCAAGGTTGCATTGAACAATGCTGAAATCGAATACAATAGAAATAAAAAACTTTTTGACAAGGGGGTCGTTTCTGCGCAAGATTTTCAAAACCTTCAACTGCAGTATGAGCAAGCCAAGTTGGAGCTCGAAAATGCCCAGAACGATTATCAGATTATCCTTAAAGGTTCGGCAGGAGGCTCTTCCAGTGCCAATACCAACATTCGCGCTACCGTAGATGGTACCATTTTGGAGATTCCTGTTGAAGAGGGTGACCAAGTAATTCAGAGTAACAATTTTAATGATGGCACCACTATCGCGACCATTGCTGATTTGGGCAAGATGATTTTTGAAGGGAAAGTTGATGAAGGCGAAGTAGGGAAGCTAAAAGTGGGCATGCCGTTGAAAATTAGTTTGGGAGCCATTGAAGACAAAGAGTTTGATGCAAAGTTGAAGTTCATTGCCCCCAAAGGGGTAGAAGAAGCCGGAGCAGTTCAATTTAAGATTGAGGGAGATGTTGAGGTGGATGATGATTTTATGGTTAGGGCCGGTTACAGTGCAAACGCATCATTGACTTTGGAAAAAAAGGATAGCATTTTGGTTATCCCCGAAGCGCTGTTGCAATTTGATAAAGAGACTGATAAGCCCTATGTAGAAGTTGCGGTAGGTGAGCAAGAGTTTGAAAGACGTGACATTGAAATTGGAATATCTGATGGAATCAATGTTGAGATTGTATCAGGCTTGACAGAAGAAGACGAGGTAAAGCAATGGAACAAAACCGAACCGATTAAAAAGGGCCTAGAGGAAGAAGGTGAAGAATCAGAATAACAAAATGCCCAGTATAATCAACAATTTCCAACAAAAAATCAAGAAACGAATGAGAAATCTAATAACGCTGTTGCTGGTGGTTTTTGCCATGTCTTTCTCCGAGGCGCAAATGAAGAAATGGACCTTGGAAGAATGTGTGGCCTACGCAGTTGACAACAACTTGACCATAGAACAGTTCGAACTCGACCTTGAAAACGCCAAAATCGATAAATCGGATGCCATTGGGGATTTATTGCCCAACCTAAATGCCAATGCAACTGCTTCAAAGAACGTGGGATTTACCATTGTAAGTACCTCTAACATACCGGTTACAGGCAACCAAACCACCTTTAACATGAATGGTGGTTTTAGCTCGAACATCACACTTTTCAATGGTTTGAGAAATGTTAGGCAATTGCACCGCGCAAAGTTAAATGCCATTGCCAACCAATATCGCTTGGATGATTTAAAGGATGACATTCGCCTTAATGTGGCCAATGCCTATTTGCAAGTACTCTCGAACAAAGAGCAGCTGAGAACCTTTAGGGCACAATATGCAGTTACAGAGCAAGACCTAAAGCGCACCAAAGAGTTGGTTGAATCTGGTGTGGTGCCCCGTGGCGATCTGCTGGAGATTGAGGCAACTGCTGCCAACCAAGAACAGCAGATCGTAAACGGCGAGAGCTTGGTGTTGATATCGAGGGTCAATCTGGCGCAACTGCTGCAGATTACCGACTACGAGAATTTTGACATTGCCGATGAAGAGTTTGAGGTGCCGCCATCAGATATATTAAAGAACCCTGCGAAAGTTATTTTTGATAAGGCATTATCTTTTAGAAATGACATCAAGTTTTCAGAATCGAATGTTGAATTGGCCGAGAAAGACCTACAGATTGCCAAAGGCGCCTACCTGCCAACATTGACCGGGTTCTTTCAATATGGCACTAGATATTCTGATGCTACGGGCTCTGTACCAGATGGTTCCGGTGGTACCTTTACACCAGGTTTCATAGATCAATTGTGGATCTTTGATGGTATCTCGTACGGAGCGCAGCTCAACATACCTATTTTCAATGGTTGGAACACCCGTAACAGTGTAAAGAGGTCAAAAATTAACCTTGAACGGGCAAAGCTTCAGCTAGAACAGGATAAACTTGATCTAGAATCAAACATACAACAGGCCTATGTCGATGTGGCCACTTTTGAAAAAGCTTATGAAGCGGCTCTAAAAACACTGGAAGCAAGAAGGGTTGCATACGAATACGCCAAAGAGCGTTTTGATGTGGGTCTTATGAACTCCTTTGACTTCAGTCAGGCACAAGCACGTCTCGACAATGCCGAGGCCGATGCCATTCGAACAAAATATGATTACATCTTTAGACTGAAAATACTGGAGTTCTACTTCGGACTTCCCCTATCATTGGATTAAGATGAAAGTATAATGTTTTCTTGGCCCCACAGGTTTTAAAACCTGCGGGGTCTTTTTATCTTCGCCCCATGGCAAACATCTTGAATTTAGAAACGGCCACCACCAATTGCTCGGTATGTGTCGCAGTTGATGGTAAGGTGGCATCATTGGTCGAGGAAAATTCGGTGAACTACTCGCATTCAGAGCAGTTGCACGTCTTTGTCGAAGAGGCGCTGAGGCAGGCATCGCTTGCCCTTTCTGATCTAGATGCCGTTGCTGTGAGCAAGGGTCCTGGCTCTTACACGGGTTTGCGCATTGGTGTGTCATCGGCAAAGGGGCTTTGTTATGCACTTGACCTGCCCTTGATATCAATACCCACCCTTGAAAGTCTCGCGGCCCAATTGAAGATGGAGCCCGGTGAGGTGGTTATACCGATGCTGGATGCCAAAAGGATGGAGGTCTATTCCGCAGTATATGACCACGAACATAAAGAAATACGTGGTACCAGGGCCGAAGTCATCAATGAAGAATCATTTCAAGAATTTAAGAAGTATCAAAAGATCCATTTGACGGGCAGTGGGGCAAAAAAATGCCAAGAATTGCTTGCTGTGCACAAAAACTTCAAGTTCCATACCGAGGCTTTTCCTTCTGCAAGGGAAATGGCCTTTCTATCCCATGAGAAATTCAAAGCAGGCCAGTTTGAGGATGTGGCCTACTTTGAACCGTTCTATCTCAAGGATTTTATCCTTCAAAAAAAGAAGGGCTAGTCATCCATTTGGTATACCACCCGCTGCGGGAATGGTATTTCGATTCCCGCGTCATCAAATCGAAGCTTGGTCTGTTCAACCACATAGAAATGAGCAGACCAGAAATCTTCGTTGGTGGCCCAAAAACGAAGGCTTAGATTGACCGAACTATCGGCCAGCTCACCTACATAAACCTCAGGAGCGGGATCCTTTAATATTTTGTCGTTCTCGGCACAGATCTGCAATAGAATATCTTTAGCCTTTTTGATGTTGGAACCATAGCCGATGCCAACCTCGAATTTATCCCTTCTTAGGTTCTCTGCACTGTAGTTCACGATATTG
This portion of the Flagellimonas lutaonensis genome encodes:
- a CDS encoding efflux RND transporter periplasmic adaptor subunit — its product is MKKILKWVGLAVLVIGALWAASFFIKSNSKSPIEYETHKPFISSIEKKTVATGKVIPEDEIEIKPQISGIIEKIYKVEGDKVKAGDLIAVIKVVPNEQALYQARGRVNNAKVALNNAEIEYNRNKKLFDKGVVSAQDFQNLQLQYEQAKLELENAQNDYQIILKGSAGGSSSANTNIRATVDGTILEIPVEEGDQVIQSNNFNDGTTIATIADLGKMIFEGKVDEGEVGKLKVGMPLKISLGAIEDKEFDAKLKFIAPKGVEEAGAVQFKIEGDVEVDDDFMVRAGYSANASLTLEKKDSILVIPEALLQFDKETDKPYVEVAVGEQEFERRDIEIGISDGINVEIVSGLTEEDEVKQWNKTEPIKKGLEEEGEESE
- a CDS encoding TolC family protein yields the protein MRNLITLLLVVFAMSFSEAQMKKWTLEECVAYAVDNNLTIEQFELDLENAKIDKSDAIGDLLPNLNANATASKNVGFTIVSTSNIPVTGNQTTFNMNGGFSSNITLFNGLRNVRQLHRAKLNAIANQYRLDDLKDDIRLNVANAYLQVLSNKEQLRTFRAQYAVTEQDLKRTKELVESGVVPRGDLLEIEATAANQEQQIVNGESLVLISRVNLAQLLQITDYENFDIADEEFEVPPSDILKNPAKVIFDKALSFRNDIKFSESNVELAEKDLQIAKGAYLPTLTGFFQYGTRYSDATGSVPDGSGGTFTPGFIDQLWIFDGISYGAQLNIPIFNGWNTRNSVKRSKINLERAKLQLEQDKLDLESNIQQAYVDVATFEKAYEAALKTLEARRVAYEYAKERFDVGLMNSFDFSQAQARLDNAEADAIRTKYDYIFRLKILEFYFGLPLSLD
- the tsaB gene encoding tRNA (adenosine(37)-N6)-threonylcarbamoyltransferase complex dimerization subunit type 1 TsaB is translated as MANILNLETATTNCSVCVAVDGKVASLVEENSVNYSHSEQLHVFVEEALRQASLALSDLDAVAVSKGPGSYTGLRIGVSSAKGLCYALDLPLISIPTLESLAAQLKMEPGEVVIPMLDAKRMEVYSAVYDHEHKEIRGTRAEVINEESFQEFKKYQKIHLTGSGAKKCQELLAVHKNFKFHTEAFPSAREMAFLSHEKFKAGQFEDVAYFEPFYLKDFILQKKKG
- a CDS encoding ABC transporter permease, which encodes MRLLFDRNTWQEIFGSIRKNKIRTIITVVGVLWGIFVYIAMSGAAKGMDNGFEKSFETVAMNSLFAWAQSTSKPYSGFKTGRRLQLKLGDATVLENRIPEIQYIAPRNVKGTFGSSPASIARGQKSGNYPVYGDFPVFTKIATKKIYNGGRFINDDDIEQARKVCVIGERTQQELFEEDEDPVGGYIRIDGIYFQVVGVHKFVPTAPFDSDSDIFIPFTTYRRLYNSGDEVGWFSIAAYDDADVIKVEEDVKSVLKSIHRVDPTDERAFGTFNLGEVFNRIMGFSKGLTFISLIVGIATILAGIIGIGAILLISVKERTKELGVRRALGATPGEVRTLIVLECLFLTLISGIIGIILGAVVLKIVDSATQGIEFPYTNPTVPIPYVLGAFLLMMVLGVVIGLIPAQRAVSIKPIDALREE